tggggctgacttAGGGGGTTGCTGAGAACCCCCTCTTCCCCCACGAAAGGGCCGCCGACCACCGAAACAAGAGGTAGCCGGATGCGACCCATTGCACTTCTCGCACACGTGAGCAAATCTGCACGTTGGTCGCTGACAGGAGCCCTTATTAAAATCCCAGCAGAGCAGACGACGGCCAGGTCTAAAAGCTGAAAACTTGGATTTCTGCTGATCCTGCACCTTTTTATCAATTAGCGGGGCCACGTAAGTGGTCCACACATCAAGATCTTTTCGATCCCAGCGTGCCGAAGGGATCTTGGCAGCACGGCGCCTGAAATTTTCGTCATATTTTATCGCAGCTTTTTCTCCAGCCTTACTGAATGCGGAGCGCACCGTGGTTAGATAAACCATCAAATGCACGGATCTCCGCGGGTAAGCTGCCATAACTACACCAGCAAAGACCTGGAAACAATCGAGCCAACGTTCGAAAGTCCTGTCTGCGGTGGCAATCCCAGGGCgtttcctggaggaagaacttcCCTTCTCCTGATCTTCCGAAGGAGGAATCAATTTAAACATGTCTACGTAGCGACCATTTAAAATCCTGGACCGCAGCTTTGTTGACAAATGCGAGCCTGGTATGATGTCCCTGGCAGAATTGGTTGAGACTTTAACGTCAGGAACCAACACACCATCCCTACACTCCTGGACTGCCCCGTATTTTGCCCTGTGAGTGTTGGCCCTTCGTTCCCAAGCCCACTTCGGGAGCCCCGAAGCCAATTCGCCAAAACCCCAATAAAGTTCCATGTGATTGCCCTCATCATCAGAACTAGAAGAGGACGTACCCGAGTAAGAAGACGACGATTCGTCCCTCCTCCGTTTAGCGCGCCTCCGGGATGACCTCCTGTGACGACGCTTCCTTCCCGAAGACTTCCTGGCAGGGACTGGAAGGCTGTCCTCAATGGAAGACTCGGATTCAGGATTTTCCTGGGATGGGGCTGAAACAGACTGCAAAGAGACCACACGTGAGAGACCAGAACCTGAGGCCGTCTCAGCAGAAGGTTGAGCAGGCGTACGCCGGCGAGTGGAAACAGCTAAAGGGCCACTTTTTGCTGAGGCCCTCCTGGTGGAACGGCCTGACCTCCGTGAACGACCCCGGACTGCACGTGAGTCAGGGGATTGGGTTAACTGGGGGTTTGCCATCAAACTCCCCAATGATGAGCCATCCCTCCCATCTTCGCTAGATGATGGTGACCCTGAAGGAGACGCCCTTGCCGCAGGAGGCGGCCTTCGGGACGTAGATGGTTGGGCGGAACAATGCTGCAGAAAACCATCCATTTCAGCTGCAAAGCGTGATAGGGCCGCCGGATCACCGGCCATACTTGCCACCAAGGATTGCACCCGCCCTGTTGGTTGAACTGAAGTGGGCGAGCGGAGCGCCTGGGATGGGCCTCTAATAGGCCTTTTTGAGGTTGTGGCAGGGCCCGGGCGAGCAGAGACCTTCTTGGGAGCCATGCCTGCTATTTGGGAGTAAAGCAAAGCGGAATTAATAACTAAATAAAGCGATAGTCAAACGGCTATCCTCTCTTGGTAAGACACAGCTGCTAGCCAACTACCAAAGCACTAAGTCCTCTGTAGCCAATCAGCACTTTTGGGGAAAGGAATAAATAACCACCAAAACAATCTTGTTAATGCCGCAATTAAATGATCTAAATAATTGTCACCTAATTAAAAGCCAACCCAAAGGTGCACAGGCAcgtatctatctatttatctatctatctatctatctatctgactatctatctacctatctaagATATGTCACTgctattaaaatttaaaaataataataatgaataaaatttaaaatttaaaaaaaaaaaataaaaaataaaaaaaaaattaaaattaaaaaataaaaataaaaataaaaataaaaataaaattaaaaataaaaataaaaataaaataaaataatattattattaataataataataaaataaaaaattatctagCACCCCGCGCAACCTAAGGCCAGCCGCGGGGGAGGGGCAGCAGTTGGCCCCAACTCAAAGGGAGTAAAGCCTCAGACCAAGCAACTACAAATTAGTTAGCACTGCCAGTAAGTAAAACAATATAAGGAGGGTGCAGTACCTTACTCAGCCAGCAGGGGTCAGAGCTGGGCCGCCTAGACAAGAAAAGGAGGTGCAGTAACGCACCGAGCCACTGGGGGAGCTAATGCGCAGCCAATACGCAATAACAGGGAACGGCCACTAGAGGGCCAGCAGACAGCGATGTAACTAAGCAGGCTGCCCCCCCAACCACGCCGCGCGCCGCAAAATGGCGGGTCTAATTACGCAGGAAAAATTTCCAAGACTCAGGCCGCGGCGCGGAAGGCCCAGGGCCCGAGCAGGCCTCTATGCACTGCCGCCGGACAGGCGGGCAGCGCAACCGCTCAAAAAAGGCTTGGGAAGCCAAAGAACAGGCAAGCGCCCCACCGCTCCCCCACCAAGCAACGGATTACTCCTGGCTGCACCGGGATGCGGGAGCCGCCGCAACGGCCCTCAACCGGAGCTGCAACCCGGCTAAAGCGCTCACCGCCCTTCGATCCCAGGTAAGCCTGCTCGCCGCGACCCGGGTTGGGGGAAGGGAGCCCGATGGCGCTTGCCGGCTGCGGAGCCGGCagccaatttatttattattattattattttaaagatacGGGGCGCGCCCGTGGCCTAGGCAGAGGGGGGGGTGCGATTCCTCCCGCTTAAAGCCAACGCCGGGCCTCCGGTCTGAGCGGAACCGGGCCAACAGGCCGACCGGGGAGGCAAGCCTccccagggctgggggggggatccCCACCCTCAGCCTAGCTCTCCCCTAAAATGCAATCAAATTAAGAATAAAAGGCAGATGGGATggtgaggaaaaggaaagaaaagacgGGGAACAAGAAAGAATACAGGGGAAAGGGacggagagggggggggagagggctcaAGGtcaagaaattgattttttaaaatttttcaaGGCCTAAATACAACCGTCTCCTGATGCAACTGCTCCTTGATCCGGTGCAAAAAGGCCAAGAGGACGACCCACGTTGGGCGTCCTATATTTATGGCCTCTGTCCCCTCCTTCCAAATTCGCAACATCCAAAACTCCCCAGTAACCAAATTAACCATTGAGGTCCCGGTTAGCCAAATTGCCATtcactcaaggtggcttgcattcccaaccgcaacacgtgctctcattcagggagaacacgctttgcagtCCTTACATGTCTGGGAGATGCAGAACAGGCCACATTGGAATTTACAGAAATCAAATTTCCCAAGTTAACCTTATTGAAATCCTTTAAACTTCTCTTTCAATTTCTAAAGATTtcagaagggcacaaggagagtcAATCTCATCAATATAATTATTCTAACAGACTCAGAAGGCCATAAGCAGAGCATGAAGGCAACAACCCTTGCCTGGTTATACCCAGCAGATAATATTCAGAGGTACACTGCATCTGAGCAGGAAGCTCAATTTTGCCAATCACTGCTAAGAGACCTATCAATTTCTCACATCCTTCTTCAGCTGGCGATATAAAATGTTGGTCTTCATTAGGCTGATGGTGAGGCCAAACTCCACccaggcttgggcaaaatggttgaCGAGTCTCTGTAAAGCGTCCTCAGAGTgtgcttaaaaaaagaacaccCATATCTCTCAACCACCATGTAGCATTAATTATTATTCAGCGCCCCCATCACTGAAATTATTCTATCCCATGCCACTTTTCAGGGCCAATATCTTTCAGGGCCAACAAAAATGTCTCAGCTGAAATTAGTGAGGCAATTCTAGTTCTGTCTGACCAGTATCGTGAAAATCCAATCGATGAGGCAGAGATCTAATACCTTCCCCTTGAAGTGAGCATAATGCAACACCATTCCCAGGTGTTgagggcagtggcggagcttcatgctctggcaccgggggggcagagagcagacgggggcatggcgcccagcgggggcgggggggcagccatcatggcaccccaccgggatcgcgctgcctcCTCGCACTCCTCTAGATGCACTCTGTGAATGTTGTCTCACAACTTCaatgcccccccctctctcattaAGAACAGATAGATTTGCCTTCATTTGCATGCCTGTGTGCTGGCTGAATAGCATTCACTTTCATATTGTCAATGACCTATCTGGGAGGAAAATACTAGGGCTGGGCCACATTAGCCACATAACACTACAGTTCCTGTGAAATGATCCATCTGTTGGTGATACTTggtgggcagtgctttttttcttaaaaaaatgtttaggggtactctcattccatCTGCaactcaggaaacactgtgacaggaaatgagattcaccgtgctagagaagaaactaatttatttaaaattttagtttcttctcccattagattcacaaaatgtctaggggtatgcataccccctgcgtacccccagaaaaaaagcactgatggtgGAGTTATGTGAACAAGAATGAAGTTCATACATGTAAAGGGGGAAAGAACATTTTAGAAACTGgaaaacattttctttctcttctggcACTGAACATTGTGCAGAACAACCTCAGTGCAATGCCCAAATACAAAGTGTCCCCTCTCTTCGTGAGTTACACTGTGGCAGTTTAATTGCTTTCCTTTACAGGACagtggaggaacgtgtagctcaGTAGTGTCTTGACACAGTCCAACAGTTGCTCAGTCAAGGTTCCAGATAAGGATCTCTgctagcccaacctggagatgctggggaatggacctaggaccttctgcatgcaaattagATGCTCTACCTTTGAGCCATGGTGCTTACCCTTGGAAAATGGATTATGCTTCCTCATCACTAGGGAAGGATAGCACTTCCCCTATCTTCATGCCGCTGTACTATCTATAAAGTAATATGAAATCTCACTTCCTACCTGATTAGCCAAGATCTTACAGTGAGGAAAAGGATAAAATGGTGGCACAAAAGTTATAGGGGGGGAAACATGACACTGTGGTTATGAACAGACACAGGATTTTTCTTTTCATGGGAGTGGATGCTCCAAAGGCATGTTTGCACCACCCAAACCACCAAATGTGCATTTCTCATGCTGAAATAATTTGTAGGCGATGCTTCAGCTCACCCCTAATATATATCTTTATAAGCAACCCTACTGTTCATTGTAGCTATAGCCCTACTTCCTGCATAAGCCCAGTTAAAAAGCTGTAACCTTTGTGCTCTTGCACCTTTCCAATTTGTTTCGGTGGGGATCATATATGAGAACATTCTGGTGGGCTACACTCAGAGCTGTTGCTCTTAAGATAATATATTTATTGCTTTCCAGGTATCTGAATCAAGCCCACTGCAtgcattgcatatctttaggaaAATGACTAATATAATcacacaaagaaaaagaaagtgacaATAACTCTTCCAAATTAGTACGTCGACTGGTTATTTATTCCATCACAAATGTTGCTTTATTATAGCCCTATGTTTACTTTCGTTGCTGTTATTTATATTGAGTCAATAGGGTATATTGATCTAAGACCTTCCTTAATTGTTTAGCACATTCATGGCTTGAActtccaggaattctcaaagtgAGCTGTTCTAATATGATGCCCTCTGTAATTGGTAAGCCTAGAAAATattactttaataaatatttaatgaAAAAGTTGTTCTACTTATTCATTAGATTCCAGACTAATATATATTCATTACCAGAAGATAAATAACAATGCTTAATATTCTTTGTTTACAACTGAAGGTCATATGGAAGCATGTATGAATATTTAAGCCATGTCCACTAGTGCAGGTTGTGAATTTTAACAATTCTATTAGTTTTTCTCTTCACTGCTTTGCTTCATTCTTGTTTTCAAAATTATCATCATTTGGATTCAGTCTCAGGGACATGAATGCTGAAGaataattatgtatttttaaaaagtatttgcaGGTTTTAGGtttaaaagaatgaaaaatgcatatatgttaGTTCACTACTTTTGTAACAGAAaaaaaagaagctgcagaacatgAACGGATTAACAAATAGATTTAATGCCAGACATAGGCATGAGTGTAAAGGCATTCATCCAACTATAAAGTGGATATAAGCAACATTGCAATAATTAAAATTGTATTTAACATTTTATTCTGAAAAGCTATAAGAAAAAAATGCTAGTCCGACTAATTCTCCCCTTTCTCTTCAGTTCTGTGCACATAAACAATGTGCATGTATCTTTGGTGTAGGACTTTTCATTCATATCCATACTTTATTCATTACACCACAGTGTGGATTAAGGCTGCTATaaactcttaaaggtaaaggtaaaggtacccctgcccgtacgggccagtcttgccagactctggggttgtgcgcccatctcactcaagaggccgggggccagcgctgtccggagacacttccgggtcacgtggccagcgtgacatcgctgctctggcgagccagagccgcacacggaaacgccgtttaccttaccgctagtaagcggtccctatttatctacttgcacctgggggtgctttcgaactgctaggttggcaggcgctgggaccgagcaacgggagcgcaccccgctgcggggattcgaaccgccgacctttcgatcggcaagccctaggcgctgaggcttttacccacagcgccacccgcgtccccgctgcTATAAACTCTTACTAGAgagtaaaaattatttatttatgtatacagGTATTCCTGTACCACACTCTCCCCCAAAATCAGGGCTGTTTCTTTTTAAGAGGGTGAAGCAACACCCTAGACAGTCTTTTGTGTTCATTTTGTGTTCATTTTGTGTTCACCGCAAGCACGTGTACCACTGAAAATGCAGACACCAACCTGTGTGCTTTTGTCTGCGAGCCTCAGAAACACTTCTGAACAGTCTGTTCCTCTTATGACATTTCATCAAATAAGTAAGTGCAATCAGCCCATCACTCTGCTGCTTGTAGGGTAGGTATTCTACCAAAAGAGAGGGCCTAGACAATTTATATGTGATGCAAATTTATTAATCAATATATATCACCATGGCAGGGAAGACTGTGAACAGGTGATCAAAGAGGCTGCTCTGTCTGCTGGTCAGGTGCTTACTGCCCATGGGTCCCTAGCCTCCCCGCTTGAGGTTCTTTGTTTTCAAActggacttagaatcatagaatcatagagttggaatagaccacaagggccatcgagtccaaccccctgccaagcaggaaacaccatcagagcactcctgacatatggttgtcaagcctctgcttaaagacctccaaagaaggagactctaccacactccttggcagcaaattccactgtcgaacagctcttactgtcaggaagttcttcctaatgtttaggtggaatcttctttcttgtagtttggatccattgctccgtgtccgcttctctggagcagcagaaaacaacctttctccctcctctatatgacatccttttatatatttgaacatggctatcatatcaccccttaacctcctcttctccaggctaaacatgcccagctcccttagccgttcctcataaggcatcatttccaggcctttgaccattttggttgccctcctctggacatgttccagtttgtcagtgtccttcttgaactgtggtgcccagaactggacacagtactccaggtgaggtctgaccagagcagaatacagtggcactataaACTGGACACTGCTTCAGAAAGAGGATTTCTGCACAAAGACCTTCATGCAGATATTCTGAGCAtcatgaagggcacaaggagacttTCAGAGGTTCTAGGACCACTGAGGTATGCAGGAAGATTGTGTTTTCCTGGGGGAAGCCACAGCATCCAGGCAAAGCCTCCCCAGCTGAGCAGAGACTGAGAGCTGCACATCCTTTACACTGCCTTCAAATCATTGGCAGCCAACAGCAGCCACAGGTGCTACTCTCAGATTTTTGTAAAGCAGAAGGTGTAGGAGGGGGCAATTTAATTCAGTTCACTTTTATAGGCCAAcacacctaattcacactttacaGAATCCATTCACCCCCTTACTGGGCGGACACCTTTGCAGGTGGGCCCGGGCCTTCCTGGTAAGCCAACCTATCACAGGCTAGATCATCTTCCTGCCACCAAATCAGCCAATGGCAGAAGGAGTTAGGGGGCACTCCCCTGGGCACATGACCAACTGAAAAATTGTAGCCCTTGCCACCATGTCTGGGGGATGTTTAAATGCCTGGCCTGCAGGGCCTTTCGGCCTCTATCTCACCATGCCGgatctcccacccaccctccctcagaTCAGGGGTTTTTCCACGAATGTGGACAATGTTGGTCACCTCATTTTAATGGGCTGGGCAGAATTTTTTCCCACTTGGCTAATTGGCACTGCCATtggggttttcgcctacctcatagcagtCATCTCAAATTTTTAAGGCAGATATGCATTGGGTAAACCTAGccttggttggaggggaggttgtagcctctgcctgcccctccacagataagggtattctgttaaaaggATCTCAAAGGAGTGGGTCCTGTCCAATGCCCAGACAGGGGAAAGGGCCATACCACTCCTCCAAAGGGGACTGCTCGGGGGATGCCCTGATTTGACGTAGGTCATGGGGAATCCCCTCCAGCTTCACCCTTAGAAACACTCCCAGCGGACAGGAATGACATGTGCCATTGCTTACCACAATGCCTATGGTCAAACCttacatctgtaaccaataaaattgtggccttatttgatcccaAAACCAATAAGCCATGTGTTGTCTAGTTATTCGCACCTTAGGGAAAAAGTTGGTCATGGGGCCTCAATACGCAATAGTACACAtacagaaacacagccatccttcaaagttCACACTTCTACAAATATTGCAATACATCTTCAGcctaaatgtgtacaaaaaaatgcatacGCTAAGGTAATGTTTACATAAAAAATGCATACTGGCATTTCCGCACTCCTGCACTTTCACTTTGCGCATGGCTGTGTATACGCATGACAccaggaaataattaaataaatcagTTTAAACTGCAAAATGGTGCGAAAAGGGCAAAAACTGCCCAAAAAGAGCAGGAAAACTGCAAAAAATTATGGGGAAAGAGTGGGGAAACTGCTAGCAATCACAGAAGCCTTTGCAACTGCAATCCCATGAGCTTTTGCACTGACCTTTGAgtcctgtggagagttggagtttgagaaaggaggttTAGAGGGAGCAATTATGGTGGGGTTTAGCGGATTTTTGGCAGTTTGGCGTTGAGGATGTTCACAGGCTTTTAAGATGGTATACATATGGTACCCGGGAATGTAGCCTCCAGCTAAGTGGGGAGATGCCAGTatattagcaaaaataacaaattCCACTATgtcaggggggaaatgctttgctaAACATGTATATTGGGGGAAAATTGCATACggatgtgcatattaggagaaatgtacactaaaattctgatggattttcatgaagaTCTTTTGGAAAAGAGCAAAccggtgtggaaatgtggagaactgtccataagattagaaaaatgggaAATTGAAAGCCAACAGCCAGTATGTGAGGAGATAGGGAGATCAAGACCTTTCTCCTGTTAGTAACATGAACTGATGCACATGGGAGTGCGCTTCATACAACCTGAATGAAAGTCAGGTTGGAATTTTTGAGTATCGCTCATCAATTCGACTGGCAGCACTCGGCTCCGAAACCCATTGCATAAATGCAAATATCACTGCTTTCAATAGAAGCAGTGTGTAGGATCATGGCTTTGGCTTTGAATGCTTATGCCATCTTAAAAGGGGTCTCTGGCTGATGTTAAGCTGTCCTGCCAGTACAAAGCTAATTAATTTCACAAAAACTTGCATGGAAAGGACTTCCATGCTTCTAAATTATTAAGATATATTTGAAGGCATTGGCATTATGTGCTTGATGCTGTAACGTGTTCAGTGCTTTCAAATCCCATTCTCTCACTAGAGGATATCAGAGCTTAATACCTTGGCTTATAACAAAACCATTAAATTTGACAGCATAGTCTGGCACCTTGACATATTGCCAGCCAAGCAGTACATGTCCAGTTCATAGCATCCTTAATtcacctatttttaaaaagtacaaagtATCAAGAAATTGTGCGTATGATCTCAGTTACCTATGAAACATTATATCATTTTCTTTTCCCATGCAAGCATAGTTTTCAAACTATTTTGGAGCTTTAATATTAGCATAGGTTTCATCCATTTTAAAAATTTCCAACTGGCAAAAGTTTATATCTGCTTTTAGAGACATCAAAGAATATATATGATGGAAACTAGTAGATATTGATTAATTGATTTCTCCTTGAAATATAGCCCTGGCAAAATAATTTTGTCTGGCTTGCAACTTTTCAAAAGCCAAccaacacctcctccttccaACCACTggattgatattattattattattaatccatcaTACTTGTTAGACTCAATTGTATTATGAAACTGACAGCattggtggtttttgtgtgttttaattgtagTTGATTATTTTAGAAATTGTAAGAGTTAATgctttagagtacagtggtacctcgggttacatacacttcaggttacgtacgcttcaggttacagactccactaacccagaaacagtacctcgggctaagaacttcgcttcaggatgagaacagaaatcgtgtagtgGCAGcgcggcggtagcgggaggccccattagctaaagtggtacctcaggttaagaacagtttcaggttaagaatggacctccagaacgaattaccataagttcttaaccagaggtaccactgtatgttaaataAGGTGTTTAACAGCAAATTGCTATTAATGGCTAAGTCAATTGATTTGAGTGGGTCTGCTCTAAATATGACTTACAGTGTAATTCTAACCctgtcaactcagaagtaagtcacactgaatTCAATGCAGCGTACTCCCAGGTAACTAGGATTAGGAGGATTGAAGCTTTAGTTAGATACAACCCTAAGGGCCAAACGAAACAATACCAAATATATCATTAGAAAAtgcagtaaaaaacaacaacaacaacaggtgtgTGTGTAGGCGTGCACATGTATGTTTAACTATTTCCTCTCTGACCATGGTACTCATGAAAATGTTACCCTGTActgctgttggcctccttgcatTCAAAGCTATCATTGATGCTAatagaatttctttctttctttttctttttggtcacGCAAATATACTTTATTTTCGGTTCCAATAACTTTGTTTTTCCATCAAACAGAAAAACATTCTTCGTTCTGCAGTTCAGCATTTCTATAGTCTCTTCTGAACTTTTTCATTCTTTTCTATGTGGAAGTAGATAAGAAGTTCCAAGACTTGATGTGTAAATTAGTGAGCatgcatacacacatgcacacacacatacaaccacCAAACTGCATTTGTTTAAtatccatatttatttttaattgtatgtgTAGTGCTTCTTTTATGTCTTATATTGTATATTATTAAGCTACAATTTCAGTTCTACTGAATTCTATAGAATTCAACTTGTAATACaagaaaatacaatatataagaaatacAGTGATACATCAAGGTCCTCAGCAATTTTGAAGTggtcttttggggtggggagattgggaacctgtggcttatATTATAAACCTGTAGACAATGTGCAGTTTTCATTATATCACCAAGTGTTTGGTTCTGAGGGGTGATCGccaacaccaccaccaacagaaTAATAGTGCCTTTAGGTTTTACAGTGCAAGTTACTCTGGCAGTGGGGAGGTAAATGGAACTACGACCTTATGAAAACTGGGCATCTCTTTGGAGGCTCTGAACAGGTGTGTACAAGCACTGTACACAAATATTTTTGGATTGACTATGTTAGGCAATTATTTGACACACATAAACTAATTGTTTCTAATTAATAGATGTTATGTTGCTATCTCCTTAACTTCTGCTGAGTtacaaagggggggaaagataGATGCtaactcagtttttaaaaaagttgtcttGCAGGCAAAATCCATACTTGCATTTCGAAGCACTCAGCTAATCTAAAGGATTAAAATGACCTCAAGGAAGGGCTCAAGCAGTCAACTGCCATAGTTTCAAAGTGAGCTTAAGGATTTCAGCCAAGTTCCTTTCATAGAAACTGTATAGTTATATAAATTGATTTCTTTGGGGACAACTTGCCAGACAGTACTTTACTTAGTTGGGGATTTAACAGCTccagagaaagggggggaaatattgtaTTATGCCATCAGTGGCAGGTGCTCCCCCTTATAATTTGTACCAGTGGGTGTTAAAATATTCATGTTTTAGTGTTAGCATATCTGCATGCTTCTGCAACCATGTTTATTCATATTCATAGATCTGTAACTTGCCAAGGAGGAGTAGAAGAGCATAACACACCTTTAACTTGTACAGCGAAATGGTTCCAGGACACTGTGATTCCATTTAACTGAAGGCTCCTGAATCTAGCATTTCAGATATACATGAAAGAAAATATGGGTTGTACGCTGTTTACACAGAAATTCCCTTATTGCTCCATTGATTAAAAAGAATCATATTCTGGAAAACTGGCCTGAATTCTGCTTTCATCTGCAATGTTTCTGCTGTATAAAAGGTGTATCTCATAATCAAACATTCCCTACCAAGGAATGTATTCATGCTGAATTATTTAAAGTCAGTTTCTAACCTTTCTCTTCAAGTCTCTCACTCTCCAATTCTTTGAGAATATTCATTAGCCTGATTTAATAAAAGCCACTGGCTAAACTTTCATTTGGTATTAAATGAGCATATCAGTCTTCGTATCCCATCCTTAACATAAAATAGTGGATTTATTAAGGTCAATGGAAGAATTCCCTATATGCAGATTTGATGAGAGgctatatatgtatgtatgcgtgtgtgtgtgtgtgtgtgtgtgtgtgtgtgcatgtgcacaaaaATAACGTCCTAATATAAACCATAAACATCAAAtaataaacataaaaataacataaaGTGGCTTTTATTGTTCCAGGAATTCAGTTTGCACGTAACACTAAGCCGAACTGTAGCATTAGCACTTCTGGCAGCCACATCACAGTACTGGTTCATGTTTGGTTTATGATCACCTAAGCGCCTTAGATCCTTTTCGTGTACTGCTGCCAACCTCATTCTATACTTGTTCCATTGATctatgtttatgtttatttttatgtttatacCTAAATGCAGGACTTACTTTTGCTGTGAAGGGCAGGTGTGCCAgtgtttgctattgtttaaaCCAGGAGATATTTAGATTTTAGTATTGGAAAGAGAAACATGTACatttttggaaaaacaaaactaaaaatagGAGAAAACAAAAGGCTCATGGGGAATTCTAGAAAAGAAGGCAATAGCATTACTATCCTTCTTTTTGCTGTGTTTTACATGAATGCCCTTGTACTTAATTGGCAAGAGAGCACCCACTGTCTGAAACTTAGAGGAAACTAaagcaaaagtaaaataaaacatttttaaaggatgcTGGCAA
The sequence above is a segment of the Podarcis muralis chromosome 4, rPodMur119.hap1.1, whole genome shotgun sequence genome. Coding sequences within it:
- the LOC144327500 gene encoding uncharacterized protein LOC144327500 encodes the protein MAGDPAALSRFAAEMDGFLQHCSAQPSTSRRPPPAARASPSGSPSSSEDGRDGSSLGSLMANPQLTQSPDSRAVRGRSRRSGRSTRRASAKSGPLAVSTRRRTPAQPSAETASGSGLSRVVSLQSVSAPSQENPESESSIEDSLPVPARKSSGRKRRHRRSSRRRAKRRRDESSSSYSGTSSSSSDDEGNHMELYWGFGELASGLPKWAWERRANTHRAKYGAVQECRDGVLVPDVKVSTNSARDIIPGSHLSTKLRSRILNGRYVDMFKLIPPSEDQEKGSSSSRKRPGIATADRTFERWLDCFQVFAGVVMAAYPRRSVHLMVYLTTVRSAFSKAGEKAAIKYDENFRRRAAKIPSARWDRKDLDVWTTYVAPLIDKKVQDQQKSKFSAFRPGRRLLCWDFNKGSCQRPTCRFAHVCEKCNGSHPATSCFGGRRPFRGGRGGSQQPPKSAPLPSTSGTGK